In the genome of Myroides phaeus, one region contains:
- a CDS encoding peptide MFS transporter, whose amino-acid sequence MSQTQTLEEIQSFSGKYPKQIWSLFFSEMWERFSFYGMRGMLVFFMIDQLNFAEAQANLQYGATQAFVYAFTFLGGIFADKILGFRKSLFWGGSMMIVGSLILAYEPHTYFFEGIAFTVIGTGFFKPNISTMVGYLYKKGDSRTDAGFSLFYAGINLGALIGGYLCIAIGKGHIFAETIDQAHRWNVAFGLAAFVMLVSLINFTFTKRHLGPIGIQPTEVAADGTEKRMALWKEILTYVGTFAMIPLIVLMIDNTAYTDYFMMTVGPLALIYLFYEMSKLNSSERKKIIAALIFILFSILFFGIYEQAGGSLSIFAAKNLNSDLLGMHLDPNGVNNSGGAFFIIFIAPVLGLLWIWLAKKGIEPNTIIKFGLGFVLLGAGYYALFATRLFADLQGMTSLDFFTFALLIITLGELCLSPIGLSIMTKLATPNLQGMMMGLWFLASAYGQYVAGIIGAGMSTTDTANATNYDALISYTDGYKDLGLYAVVAGIVLMALSPVIKKLMQDVR is encoded by the coding sequence ATGAGTCAGACACAGACATTAGAAGAGATTCAGAGTTTCTCGGGTAAATACCCGAAACAAATCTGGAGTTTATTCTTCTCAGAAATGTGGGAACGTTTCAGTTTCTACGGAATGAGAGGGATGTTGGTATTCTTTATGATTGACCAACTTAACTTTGCGGAAGCACAAGCTAACTTACAATACGGAGCTACTCAAGCTTTCGTTTATGCATTCACTTTCTTAGGAGGTATTTTTGCAGATAAAATTTTAGGTTTCCGAAAATCTCTATTCTGGGGTGGCTCCATGATGATCGTGGGAAGTTTAATCTTAGCATACGAACCTCATACTTACTTTTTTGAAGGGATTGCTTTTACAGTAATTGGTACTGGTTTCTTTAAACCAAATATCTCTACTATGGTAGGATACTTATACAAAAAAGGAGATAGTCGTACGGATGCTGGTTTCTCTTTATTCTATGCTGGTATTAACTTAGGTGCCTTAATTGGAGGTTACTTATGTATTGCTATTGGTAAAGGACACATCTTCGCTGAAACGATTGATCAAGCACACCGTTGGAATGTTGCTTTTGGTCTTGCTGCTTTTGTAATGCTTGTGAGTTTAATCAACTTTACATTTACAAAAAGACACTTAGGTCCAATTGGTATTCAACCAACTGAAGTTGCTGCTGATGGTACTGAAAAAAGAATGGCTCTTTGGAAAGAGATCCTTACGTATGTAGGTACTTTTGCAATGATTCCTTTGATCGTATTAATGATTGACAATACAGCTTATACTGATTATTTCATGATGACTGTTGGTCCGTTAGCTTTAATTTACTTGTTCTACGAAATGTCTAAATTGAACTCGTCTGAACGTAAGAAAATTATTGCTGCATTAATCTTTATCTTGTTCTCTATTCTATTCTTTGGTATCTACGAACAAGCTGGAGGATCATTGAGTATTTTCGCTGCGAAAAACTTGAACTCAGACCTTTTAGGTATGCACTTAGATCCTAATGGAGTGAACAACTCTGGAGGGGCTTTCTTTATCATCTTCATTGCTCCTGTATTAGGGTTACTTTGGATTTGGTTAGCTAAAAAAGGTATTGAGCCAAACACAATTATTAAATTTGGTTTAGGGTTTGTACTTTTAGGTGCTGGATATTACGCATTATTTGCTACAAGATTATTCGCTGACTTACAAGGGATGACTTCGTTAGACTTCTTCACATTTGCCCTATTAATAATCACATTAGGAGAGTTGTGTTTGTCACCTATTGGTCTTTCAATTATGACAAAATTAGCAACGCCTAATTTACAAGGAATGATGATGGGACTTTGGTTCTTAGCAAGTGCATACGGACAGTATGTTGCTGGTATTATCGGTGCTGGTATGTCAACTACTGATACAGCAAATGCAACAAACTACGACGCCTTGATTTCTTATACTGATGGGTACAAAGATTTAGGTCTTTATGCTGTAGTAGCTGGTATTGTGTTAATGGCACTTTCTCCAGTAATTAAAAAGTTAATGCAAGATGTAAGATAA